The DNA sequence AATTCAACAAATTTATTGATCTCAAGAATAcgatagaaaaaaattaaaaaaaaaaaattaaatttaagctGAGCTTGCATCTTTCTTCTTCACCACTATGGGACTCCGTACGTTGTGTAACCCATCTGACCATAAGAGCCAACCGAATGAATAACCAAAATTGTTCCCTTTTTTCTCAGCTTTTAGTGTTACCTTGAAACTCTTCTCTTCAGTTGTCTTGTTGAATTTCAATCTCATTGGTTCAACCTTCACTGTAATTCCTTGAGGTGCATTGATGCGAGCCGTGTATAAGCCTGGAGTTCCCACATTCTTTAAGGTTCGAGTCACTGTGACTTTCCCTGAGAGATTAGGGACAGTGATTGATGGATAGTTTAAATCCAACAAGCTAGTGTTTTTTGATGGGCAGTTGTATGGTCCCTCAGCAAACACTGACATTTGAGTTGCATTGTAGCCAATGGAGCACAGGAAGTTCAGATAATCTTTGGTGGTCAAGTCATAAACTAAGCCAGGGTCCATTGCTCGGCTTGGCCAGATATGCCCTGAGCCATAGTCGAATGGGCTTGCCTCGTCGAGAAAAGCAGTGACAATCGGTTGTCTGGTGTTGCTTCTAGTTCTTGCTGAAACATCATTAACAGCAGACAAGATTTGTCGTTAATATATGAAATCAACAGAAAGATTACTGCTAAAATTTCAGATCCTTCCTGGAATAggagagaaaggaaagaaaagttatGAGGATACTACCTGTGGTCATAATTGCTGACTTGATTGCAGCAGGACTCCAATCTGGATGCACGCTTTTGAGAAGACCAGCAATTCCAGAAACATGGGGACAGGACATTGAAGTACCAGATATAATGTTGAATGGGAGATGGCGCTGGTCAACTGTTAGAGAAGAAGGCCCTGAAGCTTCTGTATAGGCAGCTAATATATGGACTCCAGGAGCAGTGATATCAGGCTGAAATTTTCAGTACAAAATTCGTTATGGCTTAAGTGAAGATCATAACGACTAAATTACAGGCAATAAGTAATGCTGCTGTTGATATCTTGCCTTGAGAATCTCTGGGTTGATTGCATTTGGACCAGTAGATGAAAATGAAGCCATCATAGGAGCAGCCACACCTCCAACTTCTGTAGCACCGCTTATATAAGCTACTGGAGACCTGAACAAGcagaaaaataatgaaaatattttatacaataTTGAATTGCTGCATAAGGAGAGACTGACAGATTGGACTAGTTAGCACAGAAAGCTTACCTTGTGCTGTACAGATAAGCTAAAATAGAGTGGCCATCGGCTGCGGAGACGGCAGAAGTAGGAAGAAAGTGGGCTCGAGGGGAGATCGTCATTTCAGGGAACTGATTACCGAGGATCAACCCAATGCCACCAGCCTGAGCAACCACCCAGCTCCTCTCAACGTCTAAAGCAGAAAAGTCCCGAAGACAGTACACAATTTTCCCTTTTACTTTTTCTGGTTCTAGAGAATTAGGAGCGCAGACTTGTCTGGCAAGCACAGAGAAAAGGTAAGAAAAATAATGTATAGTTGAATAAACAGCGAACAATTTGATAAAAGAATACGAATCAGTCTCCTTACGCCTTTCTAGCAGAGACATTGGCAGCTTTAGCATCCACAGAATAAACCAAGGGATAATACTTCCTGGCAGGTAAACTATTGGTATTGAAACTCAGGCCCTGATAAGAGAAAAAACAAACTCTGTTCTTTAAGCTCATATATGAAACAtcaatagttaattaattaaataagattatcCACTAGATGCAAACCTTGAATAGTTTGTTGTTTCCAAGGACAACATTGGATGGAAAATCTCG is a window from the Manihot esculenta cultivar AM560-2 chromosome 16, M.esculenta_v8, whole genome shotgun sequence genome containing:
- the LOC110604088 gene encoding subtilisin-like protease SBT5.3, producing MDQLQAMRISCHSSMSLLLLFFLFSSLQISPTQAAKKSYVVYLGRNSHGSEPSSALDINGKTESYYELLGSCMKSKDKAKEAIFYSYSSYINGFAATLEDGELDEISKRPEVVSVFPNEANQLHTTRSWEFLGLERNGQIPPESIWVKARFGEDVIIGNLDTGVWPESESFSDEGMGPIPSKWKGYCDSNDGVRCNRKLIGARYFNKGFQAAIGQPLNSSYNTARDTDGHGTHTLATAGGRFVSGANFLGSANGTVKGGSPNARVASYKVCWPTCYDADILAAFDAAIQDGVDILSVSLGSRPRHYFGHGISVGSFHAVKNGILVVCSAGNSGPSPGTASNVAPWILTVAASTIDRDFPSNVVLGNNKLFKGLSFNTNSLPARKYYPLVYSVDAKAANVSARKAQVCAPNSLEPEKVKGKIVYCLRDFSALDVERSWVVAQAGGIGLILGNQFPEMTISPRAHFLPTSAVSAADGHSILAYLYSTRSPVAYISGATEVGGVAAPMMASFSSTGPNAINPEILKPDITAPGVHILAAYTEASGPSSLTVDQRHLPFNIISGTSMSCPHVSGIAGLLKSVHPDWSPAAIKSAIMTTARTRSNTRQPIVTAFLDEASPFDYGSGHIWPSRAMDPGLVYDLTTKDYLNFLCSIGYNATQMSVFAEGPYNCPSKNTSLLDLNYPSITVPNLSGKVTVTRTLKNVGTPGLYTARINAPQGITVKVEPMRLKFNKTTEEKSFKVTLKAEKKGNNFGYSFGWLLWSDGLHNVRSPIVVKKKDASSA